One window of Candidatus Mycobacterium wuenschmannii genomic DNA carries:
- a CDS encoding PPE family protein yields the protein MEFTTLPPEVISALIHSGPGSESLVDAAAAWRQLAADLEDAADSYAAAVSSMADTWHGPSSAAMNQSVAPYLTWLRTTSQQAQQVAASAQAAATAFNAASASVVPTATVFANRTQLAQLLATNTFGRNMPAIAANEAAYQQMWANNSAAMTRYQAATAQATNLPQFTSPNSTTNPSAQADQAAAQNAATANSAGSNAAQTAAQSAASSALPAAPIAVDPNQGYIGLANTYANQFVSSGFPINLLSYLAQSQSAQALSGVSAQVGQGVSEGEEALGGGLGGAAAGLGALGAGGGGLGALGAAGLSAPAAAAATGVAVPMGGLMAPPAAGTLLATSQAPVQLASAATPLGAGEVAASGPMLPPLMAPPISAGSGWRKRKSQKYEDISIGAELKGNVMKPPPSAG from the coding sequence ATGGAGTTCACGACGCTGCCGCCGGAGGTCATCTCGGCGTTGATCCATTCCGGGCCCGGCTCGGAGTCGCTGGTTGATGCGGCGGCGGCCTGGCGTCAGCTCGCGGCCGACCTGGAGGACGCCGCCGACAGCTACGCCGCCGCGGTGTCGTCGATGGCCGACACCTGGCACGGCCCGTCCTCGGCGGCGATGAACCAGTCCGTCGCGCCCTATCTGACCTGGCTTCGCACCACCTCGCAGCAGGCCCAGCAGGTCGCGGCGTCGGCTCAGGCCGCGGCGACGGCGTTCAACGCGGCCAGCGCATCGGTGGTCCCGACCGCGACGGTGTTCGCCAACCGCACGCAACTGGCGCAGCTGCTGGCCACCAACACCTTCGGCCGGAACATGCCGGCGATCGCCGCCAACGAGGCGGCCTACCAGCAGATGTGGGCGAATAATTCCGCCGCGATGACCCGCTATCAGGCCGCCACGGCGCAGGCCACCAACCTGCCGCAGTTCACCTCGCCGAACTCGACGACCAACCCGTCGGCGCAGGCCGATCAGGCCGCCGCGCAGAACGCGGCCACCGCCAACTCGGCCGGCTCGAACGCGGCCCAGACCGCCGCGCAGTCGGCGGCGAGTTCGGCTCTGCCGGCCGCCCCCATCGCCGTCGACCCCAACCAGGGGTACATCGGGCTGGCGAACACTTACGCCAACCAGTTCGTGTCGTCCGGCTTCCCGATCAACCTGCTCAGCTACCTGGCGCAGAGCCAGTCCGCGCAGGCGTTGTCGGGGGTGAGCGCTCAGGTCGGCCAGGGCGTGTCCGAGGGCGAAGAAGCGCTGGGCGGCGGATTAGGCGGCGCGGCAGCAGGATTGGGGGCGCTGGGCGCCGGGGGCGGCGGCCTGGGCGCGCTGGGTGCGGCCGGGCTTTCGGCACCCGCGGCGGCGGCCGCGACGGGTGTGGCCGTACCGATGGGCGGCCTGATGGCGCCCCCGGCCGCCGGCACGCTGCTGGCGACCTCGCAAGCGCCCGTACAACTCGCCTCGGCGGCAACGCCACTCGGCGCGGGTGAGGTGGCGGCGAGCGGGCCGATGCTGCCACCGCTGATGGCGCCGCCGATTTCGGCGGGCAGCGGCTGGCGCAAGCGCAAGTCGCAGAAGTACGAAGACATTTCGATCGGCGCCGAGCTCAAGGGCAACGTGATGAAACCGCCGCCGTCGGCGGGCTAG
- a CDS encoding glycerol-3-phosphate dehydrogenase/oxidase, whose amino-acid sequence MSDPASFLGPEQRAAAWNRLGSEQFDVVVIGGGVVGSGAALDAATRGLKVALVEARDFASGTSSRSSKMFHGGLRYLEQLEFGLVREALFERELSLTTLAPHLVKPLPFLYPLTNRWWERPYVASGIMLYDQLGGAKSVPAQKHLTRAGALRLSPGLKRSALIGGIRYYDTVVDDARHTLTVVRTAAHYGAVVRSSTQVVSLLREGDRVTGVRVRDSEDGAVTDVHGHVVVNATGVWTDEIQALSKQRGRFRVRASKGVHIVVPRDRIVSDVAIILRTEKSVMFVIPWGNHWIIGTTDTDWNLDLAHPAATKADIDYILGTVNTVLATPLSHNDIDGVYAGLRPLLAGESDETSKLSREHAVAVPAPGLVAIAGGKYTTYRVMGEDAIDAAAQYVPARVAPSITEKVPLLGADGYFALINQTEHVGAEEGLHPYRVRHLLDRYGSLMNEVLAMAGERRDLLNPIAAAPGYLRVEAAYAAAAEGALHLEDILARRTRIAIEYSHRGVDCAREVADIVAPILGWSAADVDREVETYVARVEAEVLSQAQPDDASADALRASAPEARAEILEPVPLT is encoded by the coding sequence GTGAGCGATCCGGCTTCGTTTCTCGGACCCGAACAGCGCGCCGCGGCCTGGAACCGCCTCGGCAGCGAGCAGTTCGACGTGGTGGTCATCGGCGGCGGAGTGGTCGGGTCGGGAGCTGCGCTCGACGCCGCCACTCGCGGCCTCAAGGTCGCGCTGGTCGAGGCTCGCGACTTCGCCTCCGGCACGTCGAGTCGCTCGTCGAAGATGTTCCACGGCGGACTGCGCTACCTCGAGCAGCTGGAATTCGGACTGGTCCGCGAGGCGCTCTTCGAGCGCGAGCTCTCGCTCACCACGCTCGCGCCACACCTGGTCAAGCCGCTCCCGTTTCTCTACCCGTTGACCAACCGGTGGTGGGAACGCCCCTACGTGGCGTCCGGCATCATGCTCTACGACCAACTCGGCGGCGCGAAATCCGTTCCCGCGCAGAAGCATTTGACGCGGGCCGGTGCCCTGCGGCTGTCGCCGGGGCTGAAGCGCAGCGCGCTGATCGGTGGAATCCGCTACTACGACACCGTCGTCGACGACGCCCGGCACACGTTGACGGTGGTACGTACCGCCGCCCACTACGGCGCCGTGGTGCGGTCGTCGACACAGGTGGTGTCGCTACTGCGCGAGGGTGACCGGGTCACCGGCGTGCGGGTGCGCGATTCCGAGGACGGCGCCGTCACAGACGTGCACGGCCACGTCGTGGTGAACGCGACCGGGGTGTGGACCGACGAGATTCAGGCATTGTCCAAGCAGCGCGGGCGTTTTCGGGTGCGCGCCTCCAAAGGCGTGCACATCGTGGTGCCACGGGACCGGATCGTCAGCGATGTGGCGATCATCCTGCGGACCGAGAAGTCGGTGATGTTCGTGATCCCCTGGGGCAACCACTGGATCATCGGCACCACCGACACCGACTGGAATCTCGACCTCGCGCACCCGGCCGCCACCAAGGCCGACATCGACTACATCCTGGGCACCGTCAACACCGTGCTCGCTACTCCGTTGAGCCACAACGACATCGACGGCGTCTACGCCGGGCTGCGGCCACTGCTGGCCGGGGAGAGCGACGAGACGTCCAAGCTGTCCCGCGAGCACGCGGTCGCGGTGCCCGCCCCGGGTCTGGTCGCGATCGCCGGCGGCAAGTACACCACCTACCGGGTGATGGGTGAGGACGCGATTGATGCTGCGGCGCAATACGTTCCGGCCAGGGTGGCGCCGTCGATCACCGAGAAGGTGCCGCTGCTGGGCGCCGACGGGTACTTCGCGCTGATCAACCAGACCGAACACGTCGGCGCCGAGGAAGGCCTGCACCCGTATCGGGTCCGCCACCTGCTGGACCGCTACGGGTCGTTGATGAACGAGGTGCTGGCGATGGCGGGCGAGCGCCGCGACCTGCTCAACCCGATCGCCGCCGCGCCGGGCTACCTGCGCGTCGAGGCGGCCTACGCCGCCGCCGCCGAGGGGGCGCTGCACCTCGAGGACATCCTGGCGCGACGGACCCGCATCGCCATCGAGTACTCGCATCGGGGCGTCGACTGCGCCCGCGAGGTGGCCGACATCGTCGCGCCCATCCTGGGCTGGTCGGCGGCCGACGTGGACCGCGAGGTGGAGACCTACGTCGCCCGCGTCGAGGCCGAGGTGCTCTCGCAGGCCCAGCCCGACGACGCCTCCGCCGACGCGCTGCGCGCCAGCGCACCCGAGGCGCGCGCCGAAATCCTCGAGCCGGTGCCACTGACCTAG
- the pstS gene encoding phosphate ABC transporter substrate-binding protein PstS — MNFNRFSAALSILATGMLILSACGSHDNAASGSSSTTVPPVKVTCGGKPDLKASGSTAQKNAMTEFVKAYTAACPGQSLDYAANDSSAGINEFLDNKNDFGGSDSVLSRVEYDRAQQRCGSPTWNLPMVVSPIAIAFNVNGVTSLNLDGLTAAQIFNGQIDMWNDGAIQLQNLGVKLPNEPIKVVYRSDESGTTDNFQRYLDTASRGTWGFPAGRKFNGGVGEGAVGNDGAAEKVKSTEGSVTYLAWSFAQAQHLNAASIITSAGPEPVSISPESVGKTISSAWFIKKGDDLALDTISFYRPNQPGSYPIVLATYEIVCSKYPDPKVGEAVRAFLQSAIGPGQKTLTSAGYIPIPDEFKPRLLNSINAIS; from the coding sequence TTGAATTTCAACCGATTTAGCGCCGCGCTGAGCATTCTCGCGACAGGCATGCTGATCCTGTCGGCGTGTGGCAGTCACGACAACGCCGCAAGCGGCAGTTCGAGCACGACGGTGCCGCCGGTGAAGGTGACCTGCGGTGGCAAGCCGGATCTGAAGGCCAGTGGCTCGACGGCTCAGAAGAATGCGATGACCGAGTTCGTCAAGGCATACACCGCCGCCTGCCCCGGGCAGTCGCTGGACTATGCGGCCAACGACTCCAGCGCCGGCATCAACGAATTCCTGGACAACAAAAACGATTTCGGCGGGTCGGACTCGGTGCTGTCACGTGTCGAATACGACCGTGCCCAGCAGCGGTGCGGGTCACCCACCTGGAACCTGCCGATGGTCGTGAGCCCGATCGCGATCGCCTTCAACGTCAACGGTGTCACGTCGCTGAACCTCGACGGCCTCACCGCCGCCCAGATCTTCAACGGCCAGATCGACATGTGGAACGACGGCGCCATCCAGTTGCAGAACCTCGGGGTGAAGCTGCCCAACGAGCCGATCAAGGTCGTCTACCGCAGCGACGAGTCCGGGACCACCGACAACTTCCAGCGCTACCTCGACACCGCTTCCCGCGGCACGTGGGGATTCCCGGCCGGCCGGAAGTTCAACGGTGGCGTCGGCGAGGGTGCGGTCGGCAACGACGGCGCCGCGGAGAAGGTCAAGAGCACCGAGGGCTCGGTCACCTATCTCGCCTGGTCGTTCGCCCAGGCGCAGCACCTCAACGCCGCCAGCATCATCACCTCGGCCGGCCCCGAGCCGGTGTCGATCAGCCCGGAGTCGGTCGGCAAGACGATCTCCTCGGCCTGGTTCATCAAGAAGGGCGACGACTTGGCCCTGGACACCATCTCGTTCTATCGGCCGAATCAGCCGGGCTCGTATCCGATCGTGCTGGCGACCTACGAGATCGTCTGCTCCAAATACCCGGATCCCAAGGTGGGCGAGGCCGTACGGGCCTTCCTGCAGAGCGCCATCGGGCCCGGTCAGAAAACCCTGACCAGCGCCGGATACATTCCTATTCCCGACGAGTTCAAGCCGCGGTTGCTGAACTCCATCAACGCGATCTCCTGA
- a CDS encoding pseudouridine synthase, translating into MRRPAPLPVRDGLGPARVLVRGGSVIDELHDRFGDRARARVVAGEVVCADGSVVDETTELPAGAAVYLYRDLRDEVTVPFDIPVLHRDDDIVVADKPHFLATMPRGRHVAETALVRLRRQLGLDELSPAHRLDRLTAGVLLFTARREVRGAYQTMFARGEVRKTYLARAAVDPGVTLPRLLRSRIIKRRSVFQAFEEDGEVNAETLVELVSADGLYRLTPRTGRTHQLRVHMASLGLPIHGDPLYPRVIDVAADDFSTPLQLLAQRIEFEDPLSGARREFVSRRRLSAAFHAGAEQRQVMADDDVAGPG; encoded by the coding sequence ATGCGCCGCCCCGCCCCACTGCCGGTGCGCGACGGGCTGGGGCCCGCGCGGGTGCTGGTGCGCGGCGGATCCGTGATCGACGAGCTACACGACCGGTTCGGCGACCGCGCGCGGGCGAGAGTGGTGGCGGGCGAGGTGGTGTGCGCCGACGGCTCGGTTGTCGACGAGACGACGGAACTGCCCGCCGGTGCGGCCGTCTACCTCTACCGCGATCTGCGCGACGAGGTTACGGTGCCGTTCGACATTCCGGTGCTCCATCGCGACGACGACATCGTGGTCGCCGACAAGCCGCACTTTCTGGCCACCATGCCCCGCGGCCGACACGTCGCGGAGACGGCGCTGGTGCGACTGCGGCGCCAACTCGGACTCGACGAGTTGAGCCCGGCCCACCGACTCGACCGGCTGACCGCCGGGGTGCTGTTGTTCACCGCCCGCCGCGAAGTCCGCGGCGCGTATCAAACCATGTTCGCCCGCGGCGAGGTGCGCAAGACGTACCTGGCCCGAGCCGCGGTCGATCCGGGTGTCACGCTGCCGCGGCTACTACGCAGTCGAATCATCAAGCGGCGCAGCGTCTTCCAGGCCTTTGAAGAAGACGGTGAGGTCAATGCCGAAACTCTGGTGGAGCTGGTGTCCGCCGACGGACTGTACCGCCTGACGCCGCGGACCGGGCGGACACACCAGCTGCGCGTGCACATGGCGTCACTGGGCCTTCCCATTCATGGAGACCCGTTGTATCCCAGGGTGATTGACGTCGCCGCCGATGATTTCTCGACACCGCTGCAATTGCTGGCGCAGCGCATCGAATTCGAAGATCCGCTCAGCGGCGCGCGCCGCGAATTCGTCAGTCGCCGACGGTTGTCAGCAGCGTTCCATGCCGGGGCTGAGCAGCGGCAGGTCATGGCCGATGACGATGTGGCCGGGCCGGGCTGA
- the nei2 gene encoding endonuclease VIII Nei2 encodes MPEGDTVFRTADKLRAALVGQTLTRCDVRVPRYATADLSGLVVDEVLSRGKHLFIRVGPASVHSHLKMDGAWRITSKARRVDYRVRIILETAEIRAIGIDLGILQILERDHDGQVVDHLGPDLLGDDWDAARAADNLVADPNRPIAEALLDQRVMAGIGNVFCNELCFVSGHLPTAPVSAIRDPHRLAVRARDMLWVNRLRRTRCTTGDARPGRQFWVYGRRAENCRRCGSPITYDDSGDRVAYWCPACQR; translated from the coding sequence ATGCCCGAAGGTGACACGGTCTTCCGGACCGCCGACAAACTGCGTGCGGCCTTGGTCGGGCAGACCCTGACCCGCTGCGACGTCCGGGTGCCCCGGTACGCGACCGCCGACCTCAGCGGCCTGGTCGTCGACGAGGTGCTCAGCCGCGGCAAGCACCTTTTCATCCGCGTCGGACCGGCCAGCGTCCACTCGCACCTGAAGATGGACGGCGCCTGGCGCATCACGTCGAAAGCGCGGCGCGTCGACTACCGCGTTCGAATCATCTTGGAAACAGCCGAGATTCGCGCGATCGGCATCGACCTGGGCATCCTGCAGATCCTCGAGCGCGACCACGACGGCCAGGTCGTCGACCATCTGGGCCCCGATCTGCTGGGCGACGACTGGGACGCCGCGCGGGCCGCGGACAACCTGGTCGCGGACCCGAACCGGCCGATCGCCGAGGCGTTGCTCGACCAGCGGGTGATGGCCGGCATCGGCAATGTGTTCTGCAACGAACTATGTTTCGTCAGCGGGCACCTGCCGACCGCACCGGTGAGCGCGATCCGCGATCCGCACCGCCTGGCCGTCCGCGCTCGCGACATGTTGTGGGTCAACCGGTTACGCCGCACTCGATGCACCACCGGAGATGCCCGGCCCGGACGGCAGTTCTGGGTGTACGGTCGCCGTGCCGAGAACTGCCGTCGCTGCGGATCGCCGATCACCTACGACGACAGCGGCGATCGGGTGGCGTATTGGTGCCCGGCCTGCCAACGCTGA
- a CDS encoding DUF732 domain-containing protein, translating to MRLINHVRSLVTGSVLVALPLTVSAIVAPAAHADNVDASFLNALQSKQITFASGQAAVIAGHQVCDALDGGRPSGDVANDVMQQSGLDGYHAGFFVGVSIAAFCPRHTGA from the coding sequence GTGCGCTTGATCAATCATGTGCGGTCACTGGTGACCGGCTCGGTCCTGGTGGCCCTACCGCTCACTGTCTCAGCCATCGTCGCGCCTGCGGCGCACGCCGACAACGTCGACGCGAGCTTCTTGAATGCGTTGCAGTCCAAGCAGATCACATTCGCTTCCGGCCAGGCGGCGGTCATCGCCGGTCACCAGGTGTGCGACGCGCTCGACGGCGGCAGGCCCTCCGGCGATGTCGCCAACGACGTGATGCAGCAGAGCGGCCTGGACGGCTATCACGCCGGGTTTTTCGTCGGCGTCAGCATCGCCGCGTTCTGCCCGCGGCACACCGGCGCCTGA
- a CDS encoding gamma-glutamylcyclotransferase yields MPLYAAYGSNMHPEQMQQRAPHSPMAGTGWLHGWRLTFGGEDIGWEGALATVVEDPTSKVFVVLYDMTSADESNLDRWEGSELGVHKKIRCRVERVASDTDTDPVLAWLYVVDAWEGGLPSARYIGVMADAAEIAGAPSDYVHKIRTGPARNVGPGHGE; encoded by the coding sequence GTGCCGCTCTACGCCGCCTATGGCTCGAACATGCATCCGGAACAGATGCAGCAGCGTGCACCCCATTCGCCGATGGCCGGAACCGGCTGGTTACACGGCTGGCGGCTGACTTTTGGCGGCGAGGACATCGGCTGGGAAGGCGCGCTGGCCACCGTCGTCGAGGACCCGACGTCGAAGGTGTTCGTCGTGCTCTACGACATGACCTCGGCCGACGAGAGCAACCTCGACCGCTGGGAAGGCTCCGAACTCGGCGTGCACAAGAAGATCCGCTGCCGGGTCGAGCGCGTCGCATCCGACACCGACACCGACCCGGTGCTGGCCTGGCTTTACGTGGTGGACGCCTGGGAGGGCGGACTGCCCTCGGCGCGCTACATCGGCGTCATGGCCGACGCCGCCGAAATCGCGGGCGCGCCAAGCGATTACGTGCACAAGATCCGGACCGGACCGGCCCGCAACGTCGGCCCGGGTCACGGCGAATAG
- a CDS encoding NAD(P)H-quinone dehydrogenase gives MATRIVIIGGGPAGYEAALIAAARSASVTVIDSEGIGGAAVLFDVVPSKAFIASTGVRTELRRGPHLGFSVDIEAAKISLPEIHQRVKRLAAEQSADVKAQLLGAGVDVVEGKGELVDTAPGLAAHRVQATAPDGSTTIYDADVVLIATGASPRELPTARTDGERILNWRQLYDLDALPEHLIVVGSGVTGAEFVHAYTELGVDVTVVASRDQILPYEDADAAEVLERIFAERGVQLVKNARADSVTRTDNGVLVTLQDGRTVEGSHALMTIGSVPNTGGLGLDRVGIELGPGNYLTVDRVSRTPVTNIYAAGDCTGLLPLASVAAMQGRIAMWHALGEAVTPIRLRTVAAAVFTRPELAAVGVPQSAIDDGTVQARTIMLPLRTNARAKMSGLRHGFVKLFCRPATGVVIGGVVVAPIASELILPIAMAVQTRLTVNHLAQTLSVYPSLSGSITEAARRLMAHDDLD, from the coding sequence GTGGCGACCCGCATCGTGATCATCGGTGGAGGACCGGCCGGCTACGAGGCGGCGCTCATCGCGGCAGCGCGCAGCGCCAGCGTCACGGTCATCGACTCCGAGGGCATCGGCGGTGCCGCCGTGCTGTTCGACGTGGTCCCATCGAAAGCGTTCATCGCCTCGACCGGCGTGCGCACCGAATTGCGACGCGGGCCGCACCTGGGCTTCAGCGTCGACATCGAAGCCGCGAAGATCTCCCTGCCGGAGATCCATCAGCGCGTCAAGCGGCTCGCCGCCGAGCAGTCCGCTGACGTCAAGGCGCAACTGCTCGGCGCCGGCGTCGACGTCGTCGAGGGCAAGGGTGAACTGGTCGACACGGCACCGGGCCTGGCCGCACACCGTGTCCAGGCCACCGCGCCGGACGGCAGCACCACCATCTACGACGCCGACGTCGTGCTGATCGCCACCGGCGCCAGCCCCCGCGAGTTGCCGACCGCTCGCACCGACGGCGAACGCATCCTGAACTGGCGGCAGCTCTACGACCTCGACGCGCTGCCGGAGCACCTGATCGTGGTCGGCTCCGGCGTCACCGGCGCCGAATTCGTGCACGCCTACACGGAATTGGGCGTCGACGTGACGGTGGTCGCCAGCCGCGACCAGATCCTGCCCTACGAGGACGCCGACGCCGCCGAGGTGCTGGAACGGATCTTCGCCGAACGCGGCGTGCAGCTCGTCAAGAACGCCCGCGCCGACTCGGTGACCCGCACCGACAACGGCGTCCTGGTCACACTGCAGGACGGCCGGACCGTCGAGGGCAGCCACGCGCTGATGACGATCGGGTCGGTGCCCAACACCGGCGGCCTCGGCCTGGACCGGGTCGGCATCGAACTCGGGCCCGGCAACTACCTGACCGTCGACCGGGTGTCCCGCACGCCGGTGACCAACATCTACGCCGCCGGCGACTGCACCGGGCTGCTGCCGCTGGCCTCGGTCGCCGCGATGCAGGGCCGCATCGCGATGTGGCACGCGCTCGGTGAGGCCGTCACCCCGATCCGGCTGCGTACCGTCGCCGCCGCCGTGTTCACCCGGCCCGAACTGGCCGCCGTCGGCGTCCCGCAATCGGCCATCGACGACGGGACGGTCCAGGCCCGCACGATCATGCTGCCGCTGCGCACCAACGCCCGGGCCAAGATGTCCGGCCTGCGGCACGGCTTCGTGAAGCTGTTCTGCCGTCCGGCCACCGGCGTGGTGATCGGCGGGGTAGTGGTGGCGCCGATCGCCTCCGAGCTGATCCTGCCGATCGCGATGGCCGTACAGACCCGGCTGACCGTCAACCATCTGGCGCAGACGCTGAGCGTCTACCCCTCGCTGTCCGGATCGATCACCGAGGCGGCGCGCAGGCTGATGGCGCACGATGACCTGGATTAA